One window from the genome of Nicotiana tomentosiformis chromosome 5, ASM39032v3, whole genome shotgun sequence encodes:
- the LOC104109738 gene encoding large ribosomal subunit protein eL6-like has protein sequence MAAKKSPRNPELIRGVGKLSRSKMYHKKGLWAIKKKNGGSFPVHKKAAAAAPPAVKPPKFYPADDVAKPLVNKHKPKPTKLRASITPGTVLIILAGRFKGKRVVFLKQLKSGLLLVSGPFKLNGVPLRRVNQAYVIGTSTKVDVSGVNVEKIDDKYFAKQAEKKQKKGEGEFFEDKKEEKNVLPQEKKDDQKAVDEALIKAVECVPELKAYLSARFSLKSGMKPHELVF, from the exons ATGGCCGCAAAGAAGAGTCCCCGCAATCCAGAGCTGATTCGTGGAGTGGGAAAACTTTCCCGTTCCAAGATGTACCACAAAAAGGGTCTATGGGCAATCAAGAAGAAAAATGGCGGCTCTTTTCCCGTCCACAAAAAAGCCGCCGCCGCCGCACCACCGGCCGTCAAACCACCCAAATTTTACCCAGCCGATGACGTGGCAAAACCCCTTGTCAACAAACACAAACCAAAACCTACGAAACTCAGAGCAAGTATTACACCCGGTACTGTTTTAATTATCCTTGCCGGTAGGTTTAAGGGTAAAAGAGTTGTGTTTTTGAAACAGCTTAAATCTGGGCTTTTACTTGTTAGTGGACCGTTTAAGCTTAATGGGGTTCCTTTGAGGCGTGTGAATCAAGCTTATGTAATTGGTACTTCAACTAAAGTAGATGTTTCTGGTGTGAATGTTGAGAAGATTGACGATAAGTATTTTGCTAAGCAAGCTGAGAAGAAACAGAAGAAGGGTGAAGGAGAGTTCTTTGAAGATAAGAAAGAG GAGAAGAATGTGCTTCCACAGGAAAAGAAGGATGACCAGAAAGCTGTGGATGAAGCATTGATCAAGGCCGTTGAATGTGTTCCTGAATTGAAGGCTTATTTGTCTGCTAGGTTCTCCCTCAAGTCGGGCATGAAACCCCATGAGCTTGTCTTTTAG
- the LOC104109739 gene encoding uncharacterized protein → MTRFVPVKFKRVAAAFDEVAKARLCESSGSEHSPAAASLTDLSGLVNSFLERGEEEGIINDENEKLEEINGNVGNCFDELEIKENLRNLLGIEENSSDDLKRSISAAVENVLLEENDRISPEFKRRLMTRLRGRGFDAGLCKSKWEKSGNCTLGSYEYIDVNVANNQYIIEVSLAGEFEIARPTACYTSLLEIFPQIFVGKIEELKQVVKIMSRAMKKSMKKMDIYVPPWRRLAYMQAKWFGSYKRTINEFNSDDNYQKNSFDYSSNYSKKRAVGFVPMPTISFYCRENIIASNKGIKMGNLAAALNG, encoded by the exons ATGACGAGATTCGTACCGGTGAAGTTTAAGAGAGTAGCGGCGGCGTTTGATGAGGTGGCGAAAGCGAGGCTCTGCGAAAGTAGCGGCAGCGAACACTCTCCGGCGGCGGCGAGCTTGACGGATTTATCTGGACTCGTGAATTCGTTTTTAGAAAGAGGCGAAGAAGAGGGGATTATTAATGATGAGAATGAGAAATTAGAAGAGATTAATGGAAATGTTGGTAACTGTTTTGATGAGTTGGAAATtaaggaaaatttgagaaatttgcTAGGTATTGAAGAAAATTCAAGTGATGATTTGAAGAGAAGTATTAGTGCTGCTGTGGAAAATGTATTGCTTGAAGAGAATGACCGGATTTCGCCGGAGTTTAAACGGCGGTTGATGACTCGATTGCGTGGTAGAGGCTTTGATGCTG GTCTGTGCAAATCAAAGTGGGAGAAGTCTGGAAATTGTACACTAGGAAGTTACGAGTATATCGACGTTAATGTGGCAAATAATCAGTACATAATCGAGGTTTCATTAGCCGGAGAATTCGAAATAGCTCGACCAACGGCTTGTTACACCTCATTACTCGAAATTTTCCCtcaaatatttgtgggaaaaatAGAAGAGTTGAAGCAAGTGGTGAAAATAATGAGTAGAGCCATGAAAAAATCTATGAAAAAAATGGATATTTATGTTCCACCTTGGAGAAGACTTGCTTATATGCAAGCTAAATGGTTTGGATCTTATAAGAGAACAATTAATGAGTTTAACTCAGATGATAATTATCAGAAGAATAGTTTTGATTATTCTTCTAATTATTCAAAGAAGAGAGCTGTTGGATTTGTACCAATGCCAACAATTTCTTTCTATTGCAGAGAGAATATTATTGCTTCAAATAAGGGCATTAAAATGGGAAATTTGGCTGCAGCTTTGAATGGATGA
- the LOC104109735 gene encoding uncharacterized protein isoform X1, which produces MEGVGARFGRSSTRYGPTTVFTGPVRRWKKKWIHVSSNKNNHQTTTAAANGGVNGSNGSHLLLLKWRPITASQNNSSDEKGGDSNKDEDVPIEEPRKRKFKFIPIAVLEDQKYETSEQDEDEAKPMEADANTGEPTSQADCCDEKPDINDLPMEENQDPQDKPPERRDLNESTLDLSLGLTGHDENDSDSKRD; this is translated from the exons ATGGAAGGGGTAGGGGCTAGATTCGGCCGGTCATCAACTAGGTACGGTCCAACAACTGTATTTACCGGTCCGGTTCGTAGATGGAAGAAGAAGTGGATCCATGTTAGCTCAAACAAAAACAATCATCAAACGACGACGGCAGCTGCTAACGGTGGAGTTAACGGCAGTAACGGCTCTCATCTCTTGCTTTTGAAGTGGAGACCTATTACTGCCAGCCAAAATAACAGTAGCGACGAAAAGGGTGGCGATTCTAACAAAGACGAAGACGTTCCGATCGAGGAACCACGCAAGCGAAAATTCAAGTTTATTCCG ATTGCTGTGCTTGAAGATCAAAAGTATGAGACGTCAGAACAGGATGAGGATGAAGCTAAACCAATGGAGGCTGATGCCAATACCGGGGAGCCAACATCTCAAGCTGATTGTTGTGATGAAAAACCTGACATCAACGATTTGCCGATGGAAGAAAATCAG GATCCACAGGATAAACCTCCAGAAAGACGAGATTTAAATGAAAGCACTTTGGACTTGTCTTTGGGCTTGACGGGTCATGACGAAAATGATTCTGACTCGAAAAGGGATTAA
- the LOC104109737 gene encoding phosphoribosylglycinamide formyltransferase, chloroplastic — MQIIIGQKFTSLGRTTSSRLPPPPAATIAGHLRFPPPSATSRMEARRLSFGLSSTLSTSPIQNQKNPIFKIPSFSYTSPNNLTLKGFFLKPHFSFAPKKIFQCTNCLEGIEKESVTVPNNSMSKELRKKKLAVFVSGGGSNFRSIYEATIEGTVHGEVAVLVTNKHDCGGAKYAREQGIPVILFPKATDTSEGLSEEDLVGALRTYNIDFILLAGYLKLIPTELVQAFPRSIFNIHPSLLPAFGGKGYYGMKVHKAVIASGARYSGPTIHYVDEHYDTGRILAQRVVPVLANDTADTLAARVLQEEHKLYVEVAAALCEERIVWRQDGVPLIQSKEDPNHYK; from the exons ATGCAAATAATAATTGGACAAAAATTCACTTCCCTCGGCCGCACCACCTCTTCCCGCCTTCCTCCTCCTCCCGCCGCCACTATTGCCGGTCACCTCCGCTTCCCCCCGCCTTCTGCTACGTCACGAATGGAAGCTCGAAGATTGTCTTTTGGACTTTCCTCCACTTTATCCACTTCaccaattcaaaaccaaaaaaATCCAATCTTTAAGATACCATCTTTTTCTTATACTTCACCAAATAATCTTACCCTTAAAGGTTTTTTCTTAAAACCCCATTTTTCTTTTGCTCCTAAGAAAATTTTCCAGTGTACAAATTGTTTGGAGGGAATAGAAAAAGAATCTGTTACAGTTCCTAATAATAGTATGAGCAAAGAACTTAGAAAGAAAAAACTGGCAGTTTTTGTATCAGGTGGTGGTTCAAATTTCAGGTCAATTTATGAAGCAACTATTGAGGGTACAGTTCATGGAGAAGTAGCTGTTCTAGTCACCAATAAACATG ATTGTGGAGGTGCAAAATATGCAAGGGAACAAGGCATCCCTGTTATTTTGTTTCCTAAAGCAACGGATACATCTGAGGGTTTGTCGGAGGAGGATCTCGTGGGTGCTCTAAG AACCTACAATATCGACTTCATTCTTTTAGCCGGGTACTTAAAGCTTATCCCTACTGAGTTGGTCCAAGCATTTCCAAGATCAATATTTAATATTCATCCGTCACTTCTTCCAGCTTTTGGAGGCAAAGGCTACTATGGCATGAAGGTGCATAAAGCAGTCATTGCTTCTGGAGCTAG GTATTCTGGTCCAACAATCCATTATGTTGATGAGCATTATGACACCGGGCGTATTCTTGCTCAACGGGTGGTGCCTGTGCTGGCTAACGACACAGCAGATACACTTGCAGCGAGGGTTCTTCAGGAG GAGCATAAACTATACGTCGAAGTAGCGGCTGCATTATGTGAAGAGAGAATAGTGTGGCGCCAAGATGGCGTCCCTCTTATCCAGAGCAAAGAAGATCCCAACCACTACAAGTAG
- the LOC104109735 gene encoding uncharacterized protein isoform X2, with protein sequence MEGVGARFGRSSTRYGPTTVFTGPVRRWKKKWIHVSSNKNNHQTTTAAANGGVNGSNGSHLLLLKWRPITASQNNSSDEKGGDSNKDEDVPIEEPRKRKFKFIPIAVLEDQKYETSEQDEDEAKPMEADGCDEKPDINDLPMEENQDPQDKPPERRDLNESTLDLSLGLTGHDENDSDSKRD encoded by the exons ATGGAAGGGGTAGGGGCTAGATTCGGCCGGTCATCAACTAGGTACGGTCCAACAACTGTATTTACCGGTCCGGTTCGTAGATGGAAGAAGAAGTGGATCCATGTTAGCTCAAACAAAAACAATCATCAAACGACGACGGCAGCTGCTAACGGTGGAGTTAACGGCAGTAACGGCTCTCATCTCTTGCTTTTGAAGTGGAGACCTATTACTGCCAGCCAAAATAACAGTAGCGACGAAAAGGGTGGCGATTCTAACAAAGACGAAGACGTTCCGATCGAGGAACCACGCAAGCGAAAATTCAAGTTTATTCCG ATTGCTGTGCTTGAAGATCAAAAGTATGAGACGTCAGAACAGGATGAGGATGAAGCTAAACCAATGGAGGCTGATG GTTGTGATGAAAAACCTGACATCAACGATTTGCCGATGGAAGAAAATCAG GATCCACAGGATAAACCTCCAGAAAGACGAGATTTAAATGAAAGCACTTTGGACTTGTCTTTGGGCTTGACGGGTCATGACGAAAATGATTCTGACTCGAAAAGGGATTAA